In one Lycium barbarum isolate Lr01 chromosome 7, ASM1917538v2, whole genome shotgun sequence genomic region, the following are encoded:
- the LOC132602267 gene encoding uncharacterized protein LOC132602267 — MDSSRDESTHGLQMSRILSRESSVGQSSRIYYYRRRGEGVPFEWERQPGTPKNLPKEDVNIPPLSPPPSFQNLRLPKPCFHDDVDPQETKRLKVWLTKKIKKLHPLKSTFGKSHPRNDHVGESDGEFVSSSFKNSSSSSSSSSTDSFASNSKEDPYCCNLTSMDKEMHKRGFSEESGKTLFLSRMSSVDQSSHSYYRSKEGIPFKWEMQPGTPIHTPENEVIPPPSPPPLVQSLALPKPCIPHDHQEETKKISTWERIWLGLKSKRKIKSTEQKQFSVNNELSFRLQGNRHGDSVLLSSSSISKKKVLPFTKFRRDVLGGKFCFNPGKIKANLVASSSRRI; from the exons ATGGATTCATCAAGAGATGAAAGCACACATGGATTGCAAATGAGTAGAATTCTTTCTCGAGAATCATCGGTAGGACAGTCTTCAAGAATATATTATTAcagaagaagaggagaaggggTTCCATTTGAATGGGAAAGGCAGCCTGGAACTCCTAAAAATCTACCAAAAGAAGATGTCAATATTCCACCACTTAGCCCTCCACCTTCATTTCAAAACCTTCGGTTGCCTAAACCTTGTTTTCATGATGATGTTGACCCTCAAGAAACGAAACGTTTGAAGGTTTGGCTTACCAAGAAGATCAAGAAACTGCATCcattaaaaagtacttttggaaaATCTCATCCAAGAAATGATCATGTTGGTGAGTCTGATGGAGAATTTGTTTCGAGTTCATTCAAGAACTCGAGTTCGTCTTCATCTTCATCGTCAACAGATTCATTTGCCTCAAACAGCAAGGAGGATCCATATTGTTGTAATCTCACATCAATG GATAAAGAAATGCACAAGAGAGGTTTCTCAGAAGAAAGTGGCAAGACGTTGTTCCTTAGCAGAATGTCATCAGTAGACCAATCTTCCCATTCATACTATCGAAGCAAAGAAGGAATTCCATTTAAATGGGAAATGCAGCCAGGTACCCCAATACATACACCAGAGAATGAAGTCATTCCACCTCCTAGCCCTCCACCATTGGTACAAAGTTTGGCACTGCCTAAACCTTGCATTCCTCATGATCATCAAGAGGAAACTAAGAAGATTTCTACTTGGGAAAGAATCTGGCTTGGGTTAAAAAGCAAGAGAAAGATCAAAAGTACTGAGCAAAAGCAATTCAGTGTTAATAATGAACTCAGCTTTAGGCTACAAGGCAATCGTCATGGCGATTCAGTTTTGTTGTCGTCTTCTTCTATCTCGAAAAAGAAAGTGCTACCCTTCACGAAATTTAGAAGAGATGTGTTAGGGGGGAAATTTTGTTTCAATCCTGGAAAAATTAAAGCAAATCTTGTTGCTTCTTCTTCAAGACGCATATGA